In Bordetella holmesii ATCC 51541, the following proteins share a genomic window:
- a CDS encoding acetyl-CoA C-acetyltransferase family protein produces the protein MSHTEAYIVAATRLPVGKRNGMYATTRPDDMLAAALQGALAQVPSLDPALIEDVIAGCAMPEAEQGMNVARMSLLLAGLPQSVAGVTVNRFCASGLQAVADAAARIRNGEADVMIGAGTESMSAMPQIMGNKIALNPRIFAQAETLGMAYGMGLTGEKVAERWNVSRADQDAFALASHQKACAAIAAGHFRAEITPYTIIKHLPDGRSGVARATEQLVDTDEGPRPDTSLEALARLKPVFAARGSVTAGNSSQMSDGAGAVILVSERMLKQFQLQPLARFLSFSVAGVSPEIMGIGPIAAVPKALARAGLTLDDIGWIELNEAFAAQSLAVIRDLGLDPARVNPLGGAIALGHPLGATGALRTATLLHGLRRTGTRYGMVTMCIGTGMGAAGIFEAL, from the coding sequence ATGAGCCACACTGAAGCGTATATCGTTGCCGCTACCCGCCTTCCCGTTGGCAAGCGCAATGGCATGTATGCCACCACCCGCCCCGATGACATGTTGGCTGCCGCACTGCAGGGCGCGCTGGCCCAGGTACCCTCACTGGACCCGGCGCTGATCGAAGACGTCATCGCCGGCTGCGCCATGCCGGAAGCCGAGCAGGGCATGAACGTCGCGCGCATGTCACTGCTTCTGGCGGGTCTGCCACAATCCGTGGCCGGCGTGACGGTCAACCGCTTCTGCGCATCAGGGCTGCAGGCCGTCGCCGATGCAGCCGCACGGATCCGCAATGGCGAGGCTGACGTCATGATCGGAGCCGGCACCGAATCCATGAGTGCCATGCCCCAGATCATGGGCAACAAGATCGCATTGAACCCGCGAATCTTCGCGCAGGCCGAAACGCTGGGGATGGCCTACGGCATGGGCCTGACCGGCGAAAAGGTTGCCGAACGCTGGAACGTCTCGCGTGCCGACCAGGATGCCTTTGCGTTGGCTTCGCACCAGAAAGCCTGCGCGGCCATCGCCGCCGGGCATTTCCGCGCCGAAATAACGCCCTACACCATCATCAAGCATCTGCCGGATGGTCGTAGCGGCGTCGCGCGTGCGACGGAGCAGTTGGTCGACACCGACGAAGGGCCTCGTCCGGACACGTCCCTCGAGGCCTTGGCTCGGCTCAAGCCCGTGTTCGCTGCCCGGGGCAGCGTCACGGCGGGCAACAGCTCGCAGATGTCCGACGGCGCAGGTGCAGTGATCCTGGTCTCCGAGCGCATGCTCAAGCAATTCCAGTTGCAACCGTTGGCGCGTTTTCTCAGTTTTTCGGTCGCAGGCGTTTCTCCCGAGATCATGGGCATCGGCCCGATCGCCGCCGTGCCCAAGGCTCTGGCGCGTGCCGGGCTCACGTTGGATGATATCGGCTGGATCGAGCTCAACGAAGCCTTCGCCGCGCAGTCCCTGGCCGTCATCCGCGACCTGGGCCTGGACCCGGCCCGTGTCAATCCGCTGGGAGGGGCGATCGCGTTGGGCCACCCCTTGGGTGCGACCGGGGCCTTGCGTACCGCCACCCTGCTGCATGGGCTGCGTCGCACGGGCACACGCTATGGCATGGTTACCATGTGCATCGGCACGGGCATGGGTGCGGCCGGTATTTTCGAGGCACTCTGA
- a CDS encoding outer membrane beta-barrel domain protein: MTRPKLALNTLAIALASLGAAQSHAAGFQLLEQNASGLGNAYAGSAANPENASIMYYNAAGITYLPGVSISAGMNAIRPSFKFKNNGDSRNPSALGGGLPTGGNGGDAGSWGYVPNAYVSWQLTEKWYVGLGLGAPFGLMTKYDSGWDGQYHSNKFDIKTININPTVAYKVNDMLSLGAGLNWQHIDAEYKKKAVVPVGSLVTTGDATLNMDGDAWGWNLGMMLQPTEDTRIGVSYRSKIRHTATGTTDIDNIRTPLGMASASYDAKAKVTLPDTLIFSVNHQLNEKWQLLGDVSWTGWSSIPQLRIQNAGAGTDELPLNFRDSWRVALGATYKLASQWKWKFGVAFDQSPVYKASDRPASLPDADRWWFSTGLQYAVTKDTTIDLGYTYLYVRDSSIDSTSGNALTKGRLAGDYSSKGNIIGLQVSTRF, encoded by the coding sequence ATGACACGTCCCAAACTTGCCCTGAACACTTTGGCCATTGCCCTGGCCAGCCTGGGCGCGGCCCAATCCCATGCGGCCGGCTTCCAACTGCTCGAACAAAATGCCAGTGGTCTGGGCAACGCCTATGCCGGCTCGGCAGCCAATCCGGAAAATGCCAGCATCATGTACTACAACGCCGCTGGCATCACCTACCTGCCGGGCGTGTCGATCAGCGCCGGTATGAACGCCATCCGACCGTCCTTCAAGTTCAAGAACAACGGCGACAGCCGTAATCCGTCGGCGCTGGGTGGAGGTCTGCCGACGGGCGGCAATGGCGGAGACGCAGGCAGTTGGGGCTATGTCCCCAATGCCTATGTTTCCTGGCAACTCACGGAGAAGTGGTATGTGGGCCTGGGCCTGGGCGCGCCCTTCGGCCTGATGACCAAATACGACTCCGGCTGGGATGGCCAATACCACTCGAACAAGTTCGACATCAAGACCATCAACATCAACCCGACGGTGGCCTACAAGGTCAACGACATGCTGTCGCTGGGCGCCGGTCTGAACTGGCAGCACATCGACGCCGAATACAAGAAAAAGGCTGTCGTGCCGGTAGGCTCCCTGGTCACCACGGGCGACGCCACGCTCAACATGGATGGCGATGCCTGGGGCTGGAACCTCGGCATGATGCTGCAACCCACCGAAGACACGCGTATAGGCGTGTCCTATCGCTCCAAGATACGCCACACCGCCACGGGCACAACCGATATCGACAACATCCGGACCCCTCTGGGCATGGCCAGCGCCTCCTACGATGCCAAGGCCAAGGTCACCCTGCCCGATACGCTTATTTTCAGCGTCAACCACCAACTGAATGAAAAATGGCAGTTGTTGGGCGACGTCTCCTGGACCGGTTGGAGCAGTATCCCCCAGCTGCGCATTCAGAACGCTGGTGCCGGCACCGACGAACTGCCGCTGAACTTCCGCGACAGCTGGCGCGTCGCGCTCGGCGCCACCTACAAGCTGGCGTCCCAATGGAAATGGAAGTTCGGCGTGGCCTTTGACCAATCGCCGGTGTATAAGGCCAGCGACCGGCCTGCCTCGTTGCCCGATGCCGACCGCTGGTGGTTCTCGACCGGTCTCCAGTATGCGGTCACGAAAGACACGACGATCGATCTGGGCTATACCTATCTGTATGTGCGTGACTCCAGCATCGACTCCACGTCCGGCAATGCGCTGACCAAGGGCCGGCTGGCAGGCGACTACAGCAGCAAGGGCAATATCATCGGTCTGCAGGTTTCCACCCGCTTCTGA
- a CDS encoding enoyl-CoA hydratase/isomerase family protein, giving the protein MGVQIAAHLANAGIPVTLYDLTAKEGPRNGVVERALAGLKKLEPAPLARPDRLALISAANYDDDLPSLAQCDLVIEAIAERLDWKTELYHRIAPHVSPQAILASNTSGLSINSLADALPDALRSRFCGVHFFNPPRYMRLVEVIATAHTRPDVLDHLETWLTSRLGKGVIRALDTPNFVANRIGVFSILAAMHHTQRLGLSFDEVDALTGPRLGRPKSATYRTADVVGLDTLAHVVGTMRDQLPQDPWHAYFTVPAWLQTLIEHGALGQKTGAGVYKKSGKEIQVLDNTSGQYRPAAGKIEPEVDAILKERDPAKPLAALRASPHPQAQFIWSLLRDTFHYSAVHLADMADNARDVDLAMRWGFGWAQGPFETWQAAGWQALAQAIAEDVTAGRAMSPEPLPAWVLDRDGVHSAAGSWSARAGTIRPRSTLPVYDRQLTAERLVGEPPAPRGETLWENEGVRLWRLPEQDPGLAILSLTSKMHTLGSEVLHGIQHAVALAERDFDGLVFWHDAPFAVGANLEQVYQACQTGHFDMLEGMVETFQNTSLCLQDASIPVVAAVQGMALGGGCEFLMRASHRVLALESYIGLVEAGVGLIPAGGGSAFLAGRAADLAHTTATPAEVFPYLQPVFQNIATAQVSKSALQAVSMGYAQDQDVIAFHPDELLWLGLRVARAAADAGHVPRPRRKRLPVAGRTGIANFEMILVNMHAGGMISDHDLRVARSAAEALCGGDVDAGTQVDEEWMLAVERRAFVALLRTPETQARIRHTLDTGKPLRN; this is encoded by the coding sequence ATGGGCGTACAGATCGCCGCCCATCTGGCCAACGCCGGGATACCCGTCACGCTCTACGACCTGACCGCCAAGGAGGGACCTCGCAATGGCGTGGTCGAGCGCGCGTTGGCTGGATTGAAGAAGCTCGAACCCGCCCCCCTCGCGCGGCCAGACCGCCTGGCTCTGATTTCCGCGGCCAACTACGACGACGATCTGCCGAGCCTGGCACAGTGCGATCTGGTCATCGAGGCGATTGCCGAGCGGCTGGACTGGAAGACCGAGCTCTACCATCGCATCGCCCCGCATGTCTCGCCCCAAGCCATTCTGGCTTCCAACACCTCCGGTCTGTCGATCAACTCGCTGGCAGATGCTCTTCCCGATGCCCTTCGCTCACGCTTTTGCGGGGTGCATTTTTTCAATCCACCACGCTATATGCGGCTGGTGGAGGTCATTGCCACGGCCCATACTCGGCCGGACGTTCTGGACCATCTCGAAACCTGGTTGACCTCGCGGCTGGGCAAAGGCGTCATCCGAGCCCTGGACACCCCGAACTTTGTCGCCAATCGCATCGGTGTGTTCTCCATTCTGGCCGCCATGCATCACACCCAGCGTCTTGGCCTGAGTTTCGATGAGGTCGATGCGCTGACTGGCCCACGCCTGGGCCGCCCAAAGAGCGCCACTTACCGTACCGCAGACGTGGTGGGTTTGGACACGCTGGCGCATGTCGTGGGCACCATGCGCGACCAACTCCCTCAAGATCCCTGGCATGCCTATTTCACCGTGCCGGCATGGCTGCAGACGCTGATAGAGCATGGCGCTCTGGGGCAAAAAACCGGCGCTGGCGTCTATAAAAAATCCGGTAAGGAAATCCAGGTTCTGGACAACACGAGCGGCCAATATCGCCCTGCTGCAGGCAAGATCGAACCGGAGGTCGACGCTATTCTCAAAGAGCGCGACCCGGCCAAGCCCCTCGCCGCGCTGCGCGCCAGCCCGCACCCCCAAGCCCAATTCATCTGGAGCCTGCTGCGCGACACCTTCCATTACAGCGCCGTGCACCTGGCCGATATGGCCGACAACGCACGGGATGTGGATCTGGCCATGCGCTGGGGCTTCGGCTGGGCGCAAGGCCCCTTTGAAACCTGGCAAGCCGCTGGCTGGCAAGCTCTGGCACAGGCCATTGCCGAAGACGTCACGGCGGGCCGCGCAATGAGCCCTGAGCCGCTACCGGCCTGGGTCCTCGATCGCGACGGCGTGCATAGCGCCGCAGGCTCCTGGTCGGCGCGCGCCGGGACGATCCGACCGCGCTCTACCTTGCCCGTCTACGACCGCCAACTGACCGCCGAGCGCCTGGTGGGCGAGCCGCCCGCGCCACGCGGCGAGACCCTCTGGGAAAACGAAGGCGTGCGCCTTTGGCGACTGCCCGAACAGGACCCCGGTCTGGCCATCCTGTCGCTGACCTCCAAGATGCACACGCTCGGCAGCGAGGTCCTGCACGGCATCCAGCACGCCGTGGCGTTGGCCGAACGCGATTTCGATGGTTTGGTCTTCTGGCACGACGCCCCCTTTGCCGTCGGCGCCAACCTCGAGCAGGTCTACCAGGCCTGCCAGACGGGCCACTTCGACATGCTGGAAGGCATGGTCGAGACATTCCAGAACACCTCGCTCTGCCTGCAGGATGCCAGCATTCCGGTGGTCGCCGCCGTTCAGGGTATGGCTCTGGGAGGCGGTTGCGAATTTCTGATGCGCGCCAGCCATCGTGTCCTAGCACTGGAGAGCTACATCGGTCTGGTCGAAGCTGGCGTGGGTCTCATCCCTGCCGGAGGCGGCAGCGCATTTCTGGCTGGCCGCGCCGCAGACCTGGCGCACACCACGGCAACGCCCGCCGAGGTCTTTCCGTATCTGCAACCGGTGTTCCAGAACATCGCCACCGCTCAGGTCAGCAAGAGCGCTCTGCAGGCGGTGTCGATGGGGTATGCGCAGGACCAGGACGTCATCGCTTTCCATCCTGACGAATTGCTGTGGCTGGGCTTACGCGTGGCGCGCGCGGCTGCCGACGCAGGCCATGTGCCACGCCCCCGACGTAAACGGTTGCCCGTTGCCGGACGTACCGGCATCGCCAACTTCGAAATGATCCTGGTCAACATGCATGCGGGCGGCATGATCAGCGACCACGATTTGCGTGTGGCGCGCAGCGCGGCCGAGGCATTGTGCGGCGGCGACGTGGATGCCGGCACTCAGGTCGACGAAGAATGGATGCTCGCCGTGGAGCGGCGCGCATTCGTTGCGCTCTTGCGCACGCCCGAGACCCAGGCGCGTATCCGCCACACGCTCGACACCGGCAAACCGCTGCGCAACTGA
- a CDS encoding chalcone-flavanone isomerase family protein: protein MIDVEGVPVAQEINQAGQTLRLVGAGVHTKFVFRIYLAALYASDPHAAPNQLIEGPGARRLHLQMLRDIDSVALGEAMRGELVSTDGANGTRALAPSVERLSHMLNTIDHLREGDTIDLELEGTTVDIVYNRQDKGRIQDPLLPAALMRVWLGDTPTQASLKQALLGLH, encoded by the coding sequence ATGATCGACGTCGAAGGCGTGCCCGTCGCTCAGGAAATCAACCAGGCCGGCCAGACACTCAGACTGGTCGGCGCGGGGGTGCACACCAAGTTCGTATTCAGGATCTATCTGGCCGCGCTCTACGCCTCGGACCCCCATGCTGCCCCCAACCAGTTGATAGAAGGTCCAGGCGCGCGCCGCCTACACTTGCAGATGCTGCGCGATATCGACAGTGTCGCCTTGGGTGAGGCCATGCGTGGTGAGCTCGTCTCCACGGACGGCGCCAACGGCACGCGAGCGCTGGCGCCGTCCGTTGAACGGCTGTCCCATATGCTCAACACCATAGACCACCTGCGCGAAGGCGACACCATCGACCTCGAGCTCGAAGGTACGACAGTCGACATCGTTTACAACCGCCAGGATAAAGGGCGTATCCAGGATCCGCTGCTGCCAGCAGCACTGATGCGCGTCTGGCTGGGCGACACGCCAACGCAGGCCTCGCTCAAACAGGCCTTATTGGGTCTGCACTAG